A single region of the Thunnus maccoyii chromosome 10, fThuMac1.1, whole genome shotgun sequence genome encodes:
- the syt11b gene encoding synaptotagmin-11b, whose amino-acid sequence MADITELRPSYAMSPVLAGFLGAGVLVLVVVVLVLLWSFCQRRYLRISGRYKLHGDRYCDAEDPPYKFIHMLKGISIYPESLSGSKRIVRGIRRADRSDRDGERGGAGAAGRGMVLVDAENNILDVPGQLQMSHLVPPAGPGPAHNQARLERALPVRADYCCLDSSSASSSQTSSKTASPFTPASSEPEPEPSLGAVSLTVDYNFPKKALVVTIVGARGLPAMDEQAGSSDPYVKMTILPEKKHRVKTRVLRKTLDPLFDETFTFYGVAYSSLPELTLHFLVLSFDRFARDDVIGEAVVPLKGVDPSTGRVHLSQQITKRNMQCETRGELLASLSYQPVSHRLSVVVLKARHLPKMDITGLSANPYVKVNVFYGRKRIAKKKTHVKKCTLNPVFNESFIYDIPPELLPEISVEFLVVDFDRTTKNEVLGRLLLGLHSPAPSGASHWREVCENPRRQISKWHNLSEY is encoded by the exons ATGGCGGACATCACCGAGCTGCGACCCTCCTATG ccATGTCTCCCGTCCTGGCGGGCTTCCTGGGAGCGGGTGTTCTGGTTCTGGTCGTGGTGGTTCTGGTTCTTCTCTGGTCTTTCTGTCAGCGCCGTTACCTTCGCATCTCTGGACGCTACAAGCTGCACGGCGATCGTTACTGCGACGCCGAGGACCCGCCCTACAAGTTCATCCACATGCTGAAAGGCATCAGCATTTACCCAGAATCCCTCAGCGGCAGCAAGAGGATCGTCCGTGGCATCCGGCGTGCCGACCGCTCCGACCGTGACGGAGAGCGAGGCGGCGCCGGCGCCGCGGGCAGAGGCATGGTGCTGGTGGACGCTGAAAACAATATCCTGGACGTCCCGGGCCAGCTGCAGATGAGTCACCTGGTGCCCCCCGCCGGCCCCGGCCCCGCCCACAACCAGGCGCGGTTGGAGCGGGCGCTGCCGGTCCGCGCCGACTACTGCTGCCTGGACAGCAGCTCTGCCAGCAGCAGCCAGACCAGCAGCAAGACCGCCTCGCCCTTCACCCCCGCCTCCTCCGAGCCCGAGCCCGAGCCCAGCCTGGGCGCCGTCAGCCTCACCGTGGACTACAACTTCCCCAAGAAGGCCCTGGTGGTCACCATCGTCGGGGCCCGAGGCCTCCCCGCTATGGACGAGCAGGCGGGCAGCTCCGACCCCTACGTGAAGATGACCATCCTGCCGGAGAAGAAGCACCGCGTCAAGACCCGCGTGCTGAGGAAGACCCTGGACCCGCTGTTCGACGAGACCTTCACCTTTTACGGGGTGGCCTACAGCTCGCTGCCCGAGCTCACCCTGCACTTCCTGGTCCTCAGCTTTGACCGCTTCGCCCGCGATGACGTCATCGGGGAGGCGGTGGTGCCTCTGAAGGGCGTGGACCCGAGCACAGGCCGAGTCCACCTGAGTCAGCAGATCACCAAGAGGAACATGCAg TGTGAGACTCGTGGGGAGCTGCTGGCGTCTCTGTCCTACCAGCCGGTGTCTCATCGTCTCAGCGTGGTCGTCCTGAAGGCCCGACACCTCCCCAAGATGGACATCACCGGCCTGTCGGCAA ACCCCTACGTGAAGGTGAACGTCTTCTACGGCCGCAAGCGCATCGCCAAGAAGAAGACCCACGTGAAGAAGTGCACGCTGAACCCGGTCTTCAACGAGTCCTTCATCTATGACATCCCGCCCGAGCTGCTGCCTGAGATCTCCGTCGAGTTCCTGGTGGTCGACTTCGACCGCACCACCAAGAACGAAGTCCTCGGCCGCCTGCTGCTCGGCCTCCACAGCCCCGCCCCCTCCGGCGCCTCCCACTGGCGGGAAGTCTGCGAGAACCCCCGCCGGCAGATCTCCAAATGGCACAACCTGAGCGAGTACTGA